The proteins below are encoded in one region of Belonocnema kinseyi isolate 2016_QV_RU_SX_M_011 chromosome 1, B_treatae_v1, whole genome shotgun sequence:
- the LOC117169288 gene encoding ankyrin repeat and KH domain-containing protein mask-like — protein MPSEMSAITSEGQPFQLQFPKLYAAIQLFVQVACGNVSEIRSKLMEETECVHMQLNGESLLHMACEHEHVELVQLLCENWATVDAQNWFGETPLRIAVSSGNCSIVKVLLNNGADPEGCFKMAIENEDRNMALLLYNHGTIFDICQSRCSNSQLLEEFFEIMLSEGKINVNDTIEAEFNFNWLTYERSVQPLHAAVFAGHFNLVKKLVNLGANVNKELESRRTPLHLALMSSRNEFKSNIAKILLDCGADVNAVDYEDYTPIFYAETDTLLEILIVRGANLNHYSHINDCTPLSYMISKRLSECVDVLLWHGADVNKRDSDERAILERNLCWIYDQNPCLMESLIHSTKDLQLAISRYGHYNFEEEFNDEIENSIQKFSVMVAKRAVLDNISIHLESLDPLNSEDSAYHFFCTTFRICENELLQMKETKSKILNFSLFDILCMPINKLLNYTNNKNLKNLKSDSMKQQFPFYAEILQRHIAIARKRRNLIETNIKAFQKVLVDKKNIRLSHNVLFSIMQFLSSTSLTSLKNSLV, from the coding sequence ATGCCAAGTGAAATGTCTGCAATCACATCTGAGGGACAACCCTTTCAGCTGCAATTCCCAAAGTTGTATGCTGCAATACAACTGTTTGTACAAGTTGCTTGTGGCAATGTGAGTGAAATTAGGTCAAAATTAATGGAGGAAACAGAATGTGTCCACATGCAGTTAAATGGTGAATCTTTATTGCACATGGCTTGTGAACACGAACATGTGGAATTGGTGCAGCTTTTGTGCGAAAATTGGGCCACAGTTGACGCACAAAACTGGTTTGGAGAAACACCACTCCGGATTGCAGTGTCCTCTGGAAATTGTAGTATAGTCAAGGTTCTGCTGAATAATGGAGCTGATCCAGAGGGGTGTTTCAAAATGGCTATTGAAAACGAAGACAGAAATATGGCTCTCCTTCTTTATAACCACGGCACTATCTTCGACATTTGCCAATCACGGTGTTCGAATTCGCAATTATTagaggaattttttgaaataatgctTAGTGAAGGTAAAATAAACGTTAACGACACTATTGAAgctgaatttaatttcaattggtTAACCTATGAGAGAAGCGTCCAGCCACTGCATGCAGCAGTCTTTGCTGGGCACTTCAATCTAGTGAAGAAACTAGTTAACCTAGGAGCAAACGTTAACAAGGAATTGGAATCGAGGCGAACCCCTTTGCACTTAGCACTAATGAGTTCAAGGAATGAATTCAAATCAAATATCGCTAAAATTCTCCTTGATTGTGGAGCTGATGTTAATGCTGTAGATTACGAGGATTATACACCAATATTCTATGCAGAAACTGATACACTGTTGGAAATACTTATAGTTAGAGGAGCGAATCTGAACCACTATTCACATATTAATGACTGCACTCCTCTTTCATACATGATTTCGAAACGTTTATCTGAATGCGTAGACGTTCTGTTGTGGCATGGAGCCGACGTAAATAAGAGAGACTCTGATGAACGTGCCATTCTAGAGAGAAATCTATGTTGGATCTACGATCAAAATCCTTGTTTGATGGAATCACTCATCCATAGCACAAAAGATTTACAGCTTGCAATCAGTCGTTATGGACACTACAATTTCGAAGAAGAATTTAATGATGAGATTGaaaatagtattcaaaaattttctgtaatggTTGCAAAAAGAGCAGTTTTGGACAATATAAGCATCCATTTAGAAAGTTTAGATCCACTTAATAGTGAAGACTCTGCGTATCACTTTTTTTGCACAACATTCCGTATTTGCGAAAATGAACTTCTCCAAATGAAGGAGACGAAaagcaaaattcttaatttcagtcTCTTTGATATCTTGTGTATGccaataaataaacttttgaattatacGAATAATAAGAACCTGAAAAATTTGAAGTCAGACAGTATGAAACAACAGTTTCCTTTTTACGCTGAAATTTTGCAAAGACACATTGCGATTGCAAGGAAACGGAGGAACTTAATTGAAACGAATATAAAAGCTTTCCAAAAAGTACTCGTTGATAAGAAAAATATACGTTTGTCACATAATGTTCTTTTCtctattatgcaatttttaagcAGCACGAGTCTAACTTCTTTGAAAAACAGCCTTGTTTAA